The Raphanus sativus cultivar WK10039 chromosome 6, ASM80110v3, whole genome shotgun sequence sequence ATTTTTCATAAAGAAACGTTTCCGTCTCTCACCTTATAttcttgttttttctctttttctttgatttaaTCATGAAAATTTGTGGaaaatttttttagtaaaaacgTTTTCACCAAGGACAAATACCACTAAACAAGTGACAAGTGGTATATAGTTTCTCATTATTCTAAGAGTCTCTTTAAAAATGAGACTATCCTTGTTTCTCtcctcttttaaaaaaaaaaattaaacttttgaGAGACTCAGCATCAGAGATTTACTAATGCAAATTGTCTTATACACTACATTAGACAtgtatttttgataaataaatattttttatcagtTTCTAACTTTTGTTTTGAGTCATTTATCAAATTAAAGTATATGTTTTGGAGTTTTAAGAGTTTTCTGGTGTTTTTAGAAATACATGCTTAATTCTAATTGGAACGGAAGAGTTCGAATTGGATGCAAAAAAAACCTGAAGATACAAAACTTTGTAGATTTGTCAAAACTTTAATAACCAACCAATGAAAGACTTATTTCtgatggataattctcaaattTTAACacaagataaaattttaaattaactttcCGATTCCTGAATTTGAGGTCTATCTATCGGTTAGATCAAAATTTATGCGCAGTTTACCGAAAACTGCTATGTTTGCCGGTTTAATATAAGAATAAAGTAATTTTTGGTTCTTCTTATTTTCAGTTTGGTTGAACACGACAGGATTTTGATCTATACCTTCGGAAAATTGTTTAGATTAAACGTCATTTTTCTTCGTACTTttaggttttagatttttttttttttttttgacgaacaGGTTTTAGAATTTTTTGCTAGACAGATTCGTACTATGCCTTCGGAAAACTGTTACTTTtgtgttgtcaaaaaaaaaaaaaactgttacttttgtttatatattttattatgcattcatcttatttctctgtttctcATGTCATGTTTGAGTAGTTTCTAAGTTGGGTTTTAGGTATTTCAACGGGATTCATGGTTTGTTGATTTATCATATACTCCTCGCATGTCAAATGGCTTTTATGTTATAAGAAAGTGTATACATTAATACTCCTCGCATGGCAAATAGCATCGTTAGATCTTATAAAATCATGTCCTAAAATTATACACTCGTGTTGTTGAATAGTTCACAATGAATGATTTATGCTTGGTGTTGTTGTTGAACTACCAAAACAGAGACACTAGATCTAAGATCTCTAACCGCCAACAAATCTCCGATGACACCTAACTCCGGAAGTTCCACCCACTCTATCAGTCCTGAAAAGTCCGGTGACGACGTTCCATGATTTCTACCAACAACCATAAGATCATACGCTTCCGAAAGCAATCGGACCGTAGTAGCCACTTCAGGACCACCGGTGACTATCCTCTCTGTATATGCAATATTTGTGTTTACCTCTGGATCCTTCAACTCTTTGATAACCTCATGATCAAGAATGTAATCCCAATTCGTCGACTCTGTTTCTTGGTTAGACATTAGTCGAATCACAGAAACTTGGACCTTTGGGTTATGTTTCATCCTATTCACCAGCGATAGTGCCTCACGATCGTCTTTACCTCCAATAAATATCGCACATACATTGATGTTGTCCTTTCTCTTGTGATTACGCAAGAAGTGTCCACGATCTACGAGTATCCCAATAGAACATGGCGAACGTTCGAGTAGAGAGATGTTGAGACGCCTTATGGCCACATCGTCTGACATGAACTCCCCATCAATGGTCCATGTTCTTCCAGACGGGACGACAATCATAGATGTTGCCTGGTCTAGTGCGAGCATGCAGATGTCTTGGTGCATTAAGTTCTCATGCGAGAGGGCTGTGAACATGGCCACACTTTCTGAATCAAAGCTCTCTTGCATTAATTGGCTGAAGGCAAGGTTTGCGGTATGGATGTAGGAGTTATTGATCAGTTGTTTCGTCTTCTTGTTGTGCGAGATCAAGATCGGTACGATCTGACCCACTAGCTTCACGAGGTGAAGGACCGTGACCATGATGGGATTTTCTTGGTTCGGCGAGGAAAATAATTGGATAAATGCAATGGCCCTAGAGATATTCCCAGGGTTGTGCACACAAGTAAGAATACGAAGATCGGAGTTTGGTTTCAAACTGAAGATGTTCCTCTTTTGGTAACCAATGTACTTCCGATTCGGATCATACAGACTTCTTATAACTACTGGGATAATCCCAGAGTTTAATAACGTATAAAATATCAAGAAAGAGTATGTTGCTTGTGATATATactgcaaaaaataaaaacatttaaaaaaaattagataacaTAATTAATGACATGAATTATAAGGATTTATATTTGGCTTGGGGATTGATTACCTTATCATCCAATGTAGATTCATAGAAAAATATTTCTGGGAAACTCTTGCAGCTCAAGAGTACGGAAACAGCTATTGACTCCTTGAGAGGTAACTTGCAGTACAAGCAAGGTGCAATACCAGCAACCAGTTTCAAAGCGATCGTCAGCACCATCAGAaagatattatataatatgtcaTCTAGCTCGTACACAATCCTCGTAATATCACATCGCATCGTACTGAATGCAATCGAGATTGGCAAGAACACGTTTAACGTGAGCTTCTCATACTTGGCTTCCAAGGCGGATCCTAAAGGTGGACCTTCTGGTATAACGAGGCCGATCATGACTGGTCCGAGGAGGTATTTCATACGGAAGACCGTGGTGTAAACGGCAGAACCCAATACGGTTAAAATTACAGCATGCACATATATGTTCGCCACAGGTTTGTCTTCGGGTGTTTGTTGCACTATCCATTCCATGGCCGGTTTAACAACAAAAAAGACGAGGAGGAAAAAGATGATCACCGCGATAAGGTCAATGTAGGCCGTTGAGTGTGAGATGTTTTTGTATGTTCCTAGAGAATACGCAAGTACGATGAAAGAAACGCCAAGGATATCATTGATAACAGATGCGGACAATGCAAGCCGACCGAACTCCGAGTTGAGAATATTGAGTTCCGACAAGAAATAGGTGGTGGTGGGAAGTAGTATTGAAGATTGTGTTGCGATGATGACAGTGCGCTCGGCGAG is a genomic window containing:
- the LOC108810922 gene encoding cation/H(+) antiporter 12-like; translated protein: MNTTTYIEDCRPLLFNISSNGIWENLSSPDVIFGYSLPLMEIQILLIFTSVVMTHMFLRCIGISHIASYMIAGLIMGPQLLDLREKSTWKLSLDPVMNGNGPLRGFSVCGFMMFTFLMSLKTSRRVVFNNGPLPVVIGILTFIVPLFGGLCFRNILADNINPHYMPPKKALAERTVIIATQSSILLPTTTYFLSELNILNSEFGRLALSASVINDILGVSFIVLAYSLGTYKNISHSTAYIDLIAVIIFFLLVFFVVKPAMEWIVQQTPEDKPVANIYVHAVILTVLGSAVYTTVFRMKYLLGPVMIGLVIPEGPPLGSALEAKYEKLTLNVFLPISIAFSTMRCDITRIVYELDDILYNIFLMVLTIALKLVAGIAPCLYCKLPLKESIAVSVLLSCKSFPEIFFYESTLDDKYISQATYSFLIFYTLLNSGIIPVVIRSLYDPNRKYIGYQKRNIFSLKPNSDLRILTCVHNPGNISRAIAFIQLFSSPNQENPIMVTVLHLVKLVGQIVPILISHNKKTKQLINNSYIHTANLAFSQLMQESFDSESVAMFTALSHENLMHQDICMLALDQATSMIVVPSGRTWTIDGEFMSDDVAIRRLNISLLERSPCSIGILVDRGHFLRNHKRKDNINVCAIFIGGKDDREALSLVNRMKHNPKVQVSVIRLMSNQETESTNWDYILDHEVIKELKDPEVNTNIAYTERIVTGGPEVATTVRLLSEAYDLMVVGRNHGTSSPDFSGLIEWVELPELGVIGDLLAVRDLRSSVSVLVVQQQHQA